In Plasmodium cynomolgi strain B DNA, chromosome 2, whole genome shotgun sequence, the genomic window ATcctatgaaaaataaaaaacaaaaaacttttttcttttcatatatattcttagcaatacatatgttcataatttttataatatacatatttcctaaatttaaaatattaaatggTTGgcattttcatttcattttacaaatttataTTCCTCAAGTTAGTTAAGCACTGTGAAAACCCTCaaagagaaaaacattttaattattctGAACATATCAGTTTTATAACAAATATTTCTAGTAATACTGTctaaaggaaaattatttatttcttcttttataaaaatataatataaatatatgtgacTCTATTTTGCTAAATGAAAATGGAGCCACTTGtgttatatatgaaaaataatattatattattatttcccATGTAAATCCCAAATTATTATTGCAATTTACAATACAAAATAGAAAAGCAGACATATTTTACTTaatgtaaattataaaataaacaaacgcGCTCTTgtcacacatttttttttttgttatccaGTACAGGAGAATAACGAAGACGTTAAAGAACGCCTAAATGAAATATTGACATTACACATAACATATCAATTTATGTTAAGcatttaacgaaaaaaaaaaatttatgctacaaaaaaaattaaatcaaataaaacacattttaGTTGTAagattctttcttttctttttttctaattaatACTATACATTGTTGCATATCCAATATAACCTTATCATATTACACTAATGCATATTTACAACAACCTAACTTGAATACCcatcattattttaaatattatgcaGTATGGTACCCTATATTTAATTGTCTTCCTTGAGGTTCTGTATTCGTAGGTTCtgaagaattatatataaatttgcTTTCCGATTCCTCATAAGGGGTATGATTATCTCTTTTCTTTGATGACCTATCGATCCATATTCCTAAAGGTGTAAACTGACatacaaaggggggaaaaaaaatacatgtatatatgcatatatgatACATTTACACgttttataagaaaaaaatattaatcaTGTCTTATAATATTTGTAGTTTGTTGTGCAATCAGCTTTTACTTTATAAAAGACGAAAAACACCAATAGCACTCCGAGAAGTACTAAAACAGATTTAGTTACTATGTAAAAGGGGTCACTATCctgtatgtttttattatataaatttttcatattccaAGGAGAGTAATTATTACCAGTGACTAAGTCTTTATATCTTTGCTGCGATTTTTCAGTGAACAACAATACTTCTCGATCAATAGTTAAttcttcaaatattttttgggaATCTTCAACTGATACCTTTTCATTACAGTTTAATTTAATGAGGAGATTATTCGGATTTAATTTTCTATCACATTTAAAGTAATATTGACAATGCTCTACATAAtggttatttttatcataatattcGCAACACCCACCAATGTaccttttatataatttgtatatataagtaaCATATGAACAAAGCGCCTGATCGTATATACTAATAGAAGAATCTTTACtttcaatttgtttataatttttaaaaaagtcatGCAAATCTTTCATTTCTTGCAGTTGCTTGTAACTATAATTGGGATTAAAATTGTAGTATCAATGGTTTTTCCTTAACTTATTATTAATAGTAAGAACTATGTTGAGAAGGATATTAACTAAGGGGATGTTAAGAGTGGAACTGTTATAATTACTAAACCTTTTCtgtatttcttcattcatCCAATGGGTAAAATATTCACAACGGTCTTTACTATCCGTGCTGTCTATTTGGGACAATTCTCTTAAGTTTTTTGATAGCATTCTACAAAAGTAATTAATACCAGGGTAATCAAATTCTAAATGTAGTATATCCATACAATCACTGCAGTACTTTTCAACATTATTCTTATTATTCAATTCTTCGTATGTTTTATATGAAGGCAACTGTTTCAAGACATCTTCCTAAAAATTAAACGGAGAAAATGCATTACGATGTTCCAttatgtaacttttttcaaaagtgtttttttttaatgtgctagcatattttaaaatattaaaaatacgagttatatgaattttataatataataagaTTGTAATGTACCATTTTAAGAGACCTTTCAGAAAATTCACCTTTTGTAAGAGTAATAGTATCTGCATTAGGACTAAATCTCTCTGGTCTATTCGCTTCAGGTAGATTAGTAGGTGaatttatttcatcaaatttatcattaaataCCAAATCAAGATATTTATAGGTACATTTCTCTTTTAAAGAAGATATCTCTGGCTTGTCTTTAAATTTCTGTTGAAAAAGTAATATTTCATCGCTATATATTGAAGATTTTTTACACTTATCTTCTTGCACCATGTAATAATACATTTCANAATTAGACTTTATGTAATCGCAatatttagcattttttgtGGATCTACCATTTTCCAATTTATCCTTTATACTATCATAGAATTCTAGAAAGTCATATAAATCTTTCTTCCTTGTGAACTCCTTTTCACcaatgttaaaatatttatgttcaCAAGGATTAttcttattatttaaattatcccacatgtaaaaaatacttttataatttttgaacGAGATCTATTGCCTTTTGTTATATGATGTATCCAATAGTTTAAatattcacatattttatttttattttcaatcaTTTCAAAGCTGCTTGGTTCCCTATTCAGCTTATCTAATATTGTCTTAAGCATATTACAATGTCTATGAATATGTCTATCAATTATTCCATTACTTCTTGCCAATAAGTCACAAATATTAGATTCAACCTTTTCACTATATGAATGATTTAAcaattgataaaatttatatataggTACATCCTTCAAAGATTTCtcctaaaaaataaagcattcaattaaaaaatatataaacataaataattactgcgaaatatacatgtatataaatattgctGTGATATTGAATATCAATAGAACGTATGaatgtttaattttaaattcacTTCTTCATtgttatattaaaatgtacattttctACTAATGTTCTTAGAGAAGGATTCAACCTAGTTTCCGAAGCATTCATTCGTTTAAATACTAGTTGTTCCTCATTCTTGCACTTCCCTTTAAATAATGTTATATCCTTTTTAATCATGTGTTTTTTAATGTAATTCTCAAATTCTTTACAGAGTCCACTATTTTTCTCAATAGCGCAttcactttttctctttttatacACATCCGCAGCTTTCTTTAGATATTGGCAATATGGGctaacatatattttgtgaCTTACAAGTTCATCAATATTATATCCAtcatacaataaaaaataatcatacaaAAGTTTCGTCTctttaatttcatttaaattcattttgtaaagTTCGCAACCAATAAGATCGCGCTTATAACCCTGAGATGTCGATTCCCAAGCAGAAAAGAATTTACCAATGCCATCattatcaatatttttatgcaacAACTGATCATAAAACCAATactttaaatatatacaaattttacTTCTGTCTTTAGTTAAAGATTTAAAATCTTCCGAATAGTACTTCActttgaagaaattattccaaagttttttataaagagGTCTTATAGAATCATGAACGAAGTTAGTTAAAGTATCCGAACAGTACAAGTCACGATAACTCCAGTTACAATCTTTATCAAGTTCTTTATATGATAGGTATAATTCTTTATTCCTCAAATTAAAATTCTGAAtatagaaagaaaaattaaagtatatatattaatagaTTCTTGTTATTTCAGAAAATTCGTTTGGTTATTTTTAGGATAAACAGAATATTCAAATGATATGTTCTTCCCTATGGTTtgaatgaaatataaaaactaACTTCCTCTactaataattttataatagtaGGAGGGGCGGCTTCTTTAGACATTTTCATTAAGTATAATAATGCAACAAAAGATATTGTGGTGGTCTATTATAAATACACCATGTTGTATGTGCGTCTTCTATTTGTAAGTTATAAATAAAGTTAAAACATAAATGTAAAGTCGTCCCTTTAATATGTTTATTACACCTCCTTTGCAAATAAATCATAAGATTAGCCTTATGTTATCACG contains:
- a CDS encoding VIR-like CYIR protein (putative) — translated: MWDNLNNKNNPCEHKYFNIGEKEFTRKKDLYDFLEFYDSIKDKLENGRSTKNAKYCDYIKSNXEMYYYMVQEDKCKKSSIYSDEILLFQQKFKDKPEISSLKEKCTYKYLDLVFNDKFDEINSPTNLPEANRPERFSPNADTITLTKGEFSERSLKMEDVLKQLPSYKTYEELNNKNNVEKYCSDCMDILHLEFDYPGINYFCRMLSKNLRELSQIDSTDSKDRCEYFTHWMNEEIQKRFSNYNSSTLNIPLVNILLNIVLTINNKLRKNH
- a CDS encoding VIR-like CYIR protein (putative), which gives rise to MSKEAAPPTIIKLLVEENFNLRNKELYLSYKELDKDCNWSYRDLYCSDTLTNFVHDSIRPLYKKLWNNFFKVKYYSEDFKSLTKDRSKICIYLKYWFYDQLLHKNIDNDGIGKFFSAWESTSQGYKRDLIGCELYKMNLNEIKETKLLYDYFLLYDGYNIDELVSHKIYVSPYCQYLKKAADVYKKRKSECAIEKNSGLCKEFENYIKKHMIKKDITLFKGKCKNEEQLVFKRMNASETRLNPSLRTLVENVHFNITMKK